In the genome of Candidatus Deferrimicrobium sp., the window GCGAACTTCGGCACCCCCGAAAATCCCGTCCCGGAAGGAAGGGCCGGGATCCCCTGCAGTCCCGCCACGCCTCCCGCGCCGATCCAGGAAAGGACATGCAGCGTCACCGTCAGGAAGAGGAGCCCGTACACCACCAGGGGGGGACGCGCCCCGGAAGACGTCCCGTCCGCGAGGGGAACGAGGACCGGAAACGGGATCTATCCGACACCCGCCTCCCCGACGTCCGGACCGAGCCGGCGGTTCATCCGGACCCGTACCTCTTCCGCCATCGACGTGCCGAGGGATTCGTAAAGCTGGGCGTGGTCGCGCTGGAATTTGAATCGCACGGCAAGGGCCTTCACGCCGCGACGCGAGACGAGCATCCCGCCGCACCCGCCGCAATGGAAGACCGGAATCCCCGTGAGCTGGAAGTCGACGGGACGCAACGACTCGCCGCACCGCGGACAGGGAAGGCCCCGGGCCTCGCCCCAAGCGAGTCGCAGGGAGGCACCCTAGTCCTCCTTCGCCGGAGAGGAGGGATCGGTCCCGGGGGCGTCCCCCTCTTCGGCCGCCAGGCGCCCCTGCGTCAGCTCGCGGATCTCTCCGGGATCGAACCAGACCGCCCCGCAGGTGCGGCACCGGTCGACCTCGACCTCCCCCGGCCTCACGCCGGCCATCGAAGGGATCTTGCAGTACGGGCAATTCACGGGGACCAGTATACCGGGAGCGGGCTGGGCGTGGGACACTCTTCTCTTCAGGTGTCGGCGGTTGGTGTAGCATAACCTGGTGATAACGTTGAAGGTGATCGGGGCTTGGGCGGCGTTCGCGCTCTTCCACAGCGTGACCATGTCGGGACCGTACGAGCGAGGGGCCCGACGCGTGATGGGCGAGAGCCGGTTCCTGGCGTACCACCGGCTCCTCTTCACGCTCTACTCCGCCGCCGCCACGGCCGCGGTGCTCCTTTACGTGCGCTCCCTCCCGGACATCCCCCTCTACCGCATCGACGGATGGGTCTCTTTCCTCTTCCGCGGGATGCAGGTCCTCGGGGCGGTCCTCCTTCTGTGGACGCCGTGGGACCTGAAGGAGTTCGTGGGCCTGCGCCAATGGGAGCGGCATCGGAAAGGGGAAGAGGAAGCGCAGAGCCGCAACGAGCGTCTCTTTACCGGGAAGGGGTACGGGCTGGTGCGGCACCCGCTCTACCTAGGGTGCTCGCTGCTGCTCGCCTTCCATCCGGTCCAGACGCGAAACAGCGCCGCCACTGCAGCGGCCGTCATCGCCTATTTCTACATCGGGACCTTTTTCGAGGAGCGCCGGCTTACGCGCAAATTCGGCGAGGCGTACCGGGAATACCAGCGCCGCGTCCCCCGGTTCCTGCCGCTCAGAGGGGGACGCTCTTGATCTGTTGGGGGATGGAGGGGAAGAGTGTCCCCCGCCATCACATCAGCAGGGAGAGGATGGACCGCTCGGCGAATGCGAGGATGGAGCGGGGCGCGAGCCCGAGGACCAGGATCGCCGCCGCGGAGACGCACAGGGCGAGGGAGAATGCGGTGCGAGGGGGGTGGGGAACAGGGACCCCGGCCGGCGCGGGGAGCATATACATGTAGACGACCGGCCGCAGGTAGTAGTAGACCGACACGGCGCTGTTCAGCACGCCGAGGACGGCCAGCCCGACGTAACCGTTTTTCACCGCCGCGCTGAACAGGTAGAATTTCCCGATGAAGCCCGCGGTGGGCGGGATCCCGGCCAGCGACACGAGAAACAGCGTGAGCAGGCCGCCGAGCACGGGGTAGCGGAATCCGATCCCCCGGAAGTTCCCGATGTCGTACCCGTCGTCCTCCTTGTGCGCGAGGAGCATCGCGACGCCGAAGGCGCCCAGGTTCATGAAGGCGTACACCAGCAGGTAGAAGAGGGCCGCCTGCCCGCCCGCGACGTCCCCGGAGACCAACCCCACGAGGATGTACCCGGCGTGGGCGATGGAGGAATACGCGAGCATCCGCTTCATGTTGTCCTGGAGCAGGGCCGACAGGTTCCCCACCGTCATGGAGAGGAACGCAAGGACCCACAGGATGTTCGTCATCACCGGCCCGAGCGCCGGGAAGGTCAGCAGCGTCACACGCAGGAGCGCAGCGAAGGCGGCCGCCTTCACCCCGGCGGCCATGAACGCCGTCACCACCGTCGGCGCACCCTCGTACGCGTCGGGGGTCCACATGTGGAAGGGGACGAGCGACACCTTGAAGGCGAACCCGACCAGGAGCAGTCCCACGCCCACCACGAATACCGGATTCCGGAAGAGGCGCAGGTCGCCGATCATCCCGGCGATCGCCGGGATCTTCGTTGTCCCGGTCACCGAGTACATCAGGGCGATCCCGTAGAGCAGGAACCCCGAGGCGAACGCCCCGAGGAGGAAATATTTCAACGCCCCCTCGAGCGACGTCATCCGGTTCCGGTGGAACCCGACCAGGCAGTAGAGGGGGATCGACATCGTCTCAAGACCCAGGAAGATGGTCATGAGATCCGTCCCCTTCGCCATGAAGAGCATCCCCGCGGTGGAGAAGAGGAGCAGGGCGTAGAACTCCCCTTTCTGCGTCCCCTCCCACTCGGAGTATCCGGTGGCCATCAGCAGGGTGAGCAGCGAGGTGGCCAGAATCACCAGGGTGATGAACAGCCCCATCCCGTCGTGGACGATCATTCCCGAGAACCCGTCGATCCGCCCGGGGCCCAGCGACAGAGCGGCCAGGATCGCGATTGCAATGCCCGCGATCCCGAGGTGGCACAAGGTCTTCTTTCCGCGCTCCGGAAGAACCAGGTCGGCCAGCAGGACCGCGACCGCCGTAGCGATCACGATCAGCTCG includes:
- a CDS encoding zf-TFIIB domain-containing protein encodes the protein MSHAQPAPGILVPVNCPYCKIPSMAGVRPGEVEVDRCRTCGAVWFDPGEIRELTQGRLAAEEGDAPGTDPSSPAKED
- a CDS encoding NADH-quinone oxidoreductase subunit N; protein product: MTPIPFDKPAMIQGLYSILPELIVIATAVAVLLADLVLPERGKKTLCHLGIAGIAIAILAALSLGPGRIDGFSGMIVHDGMGLFITLVILATSLLTLLMATGYSEWEGTQKGEFYALLLFSTAGMLFMAKGTDLMTIFLGLETMSIPLYCLVGFHRNRMTSLEGALKYFLLGAFASGFLLYGIALMYSVTGTTKIPAIAGMIGDLRLFRNPVFVVGVGLLLVGFAFKVSLVPFHMWTPDAYEGAPTVVTAFMAAGVKAAAFAALLRVTLLTFPALGPVMTNILWVLAFLSMTVGNLSALLQDNMKRMLAYSSIAHAGYILVGLVSGDVAGGQAALFYLLVYAFMNLGAFGVAMLLAHKEDDGYDIGNFRGIGFRYPVLGGLLTLFLVSLAGIPPTAGFIGKFYLFSAAVKNGYVGLAVLGVLNSAVSVYYYLRPVVYMYMLPAPAGVPVPHPPRTAFSLALCVSAAAILVLGLAPRSILAFAERSILSLLM
- a CDS encoding isoprenylcysteine carboxylmethyltransferase family protein yields the protein MITLKVIGAWAAFALFHSVTMSGPYERGARRVMGESRFLAYHRLLFTLYSAAATAAVLLYVRSLPDIPLYRIDGWVSFLFRGMQVLGAVLLLWTPWDLKEFVGLRQWERHRKGEEEAQSRNERLFTGKGYGLVRHPLYLGCSLLLAFHPVQTRNSAATAAAVIAYFYIGTFFEERRLTRKFGEAYREYQRRVPRFLPLRGGRS
- a CDS encoding zf-TFIIB domain-containing protein, which translates into the protein MRLAWGEARGLPCPRCGESLRPVDFQLTGIPVFHCGGCGGMLVSRRGVKALAVRFKFQRDHAQLYESLGTSMAEEVRVRMNRRLGPDVGEAGVG